CGCTGTGTAGAATTTTTAAACAGGATGGATATTCGGTATGTCCTTATAAGTCTCAAAATATGTCCTTAAATTCCTATATAACCTTAGACGGCAAAGAAATGGGCAGAGCACAGGTGCTTCAGGCCTATGCTGCTGGTTTAGAGCCACAGGCATATATGAATCCCATACTTTTAAAGCCCACAGCAGATACTAAATGTCAGGTAATTGTAAATGGCAAAGTACATAGCAATGAGACGGCTGCAGGATATCACAATTTGAAGGTGCTTTTCAAGGATATGCTTAAGGAGCAGTTTTTAAAGCTTGAGAAGGATTTTGACATTATTGTTATGGAGGGAGCAGGCAGTCCTGCTGAGATAAACCTTAGAGACAGAGACATTGTAAACATGGGTATGGCAGAGCTTGTAGATGCACCTGTAATCATAGTGGGAGATATAGATAAGGGTGGAGTATTTGCATCTCTTGCGGGAACAATGCTTCTTTTAACAGAAGAAGAAAGAGAGAGAGTTAAAGGAACAATAATCAATAAATTTAGAGGAGACATAAAGCTTTTAGCTCCAGGCGTTGATATGCTGGAAGGCATAATAAAAAGACCAAGTATAGGTGTTGTGCCTTATTTTAACTTAATCCTTGAGGATGAAGATGGAGCCATGATGGAAATAAATAAAAACGTTACTGCACCTATAGATGTTGCGGTTATAATGCTGCCTCATATTTCAAACTTTACTGACGCTGACTGCTTAAAATGTGAAGAGGATGTGAGCGTTAGATTTATAACCAGCAAAGAGGAATTTGGTAATCCTGATTTGCTTATAATACCTGGAAGTAAAAACACTATAGAGGATTTAAACACAATAAGAAACTCAGGGCTTGAAGAAGCAATAGTTAAGTACAGCAAAAAAGGAAAGATACTAGGCATTTGCGGGGGCTATCAAATGCTGGGAAAAGAAATAAGAGACCCTTTGAACATTGAGAGCAATCTTGGAAGCATAAAAGGAATAGGTCTTTTAAATACTACAACAATTCTTGAGAGTGAAAAAGTAATGACCAGAGTAGAAGGACAAGTAAGCCTTGAAAATTTTAAAGGAAGCATATATGGTTATGAAATTCATATGGGTAAAACTGCAGCAGGAGAAGACAATAGCAGCTTGATAACAATAACTAAAGAGAATGGATTAAACACTAATAAGGCTGATGGAATTTTCAATAGAGAAGAAACTATCTTTGGAACTTACATACATGGAATATTGGATTCCACAGAATTTAGGCAGTATTTGCTTAACAAAATAAGAGCTGAAAAAGGCATGCCGCAAAGAAAGTCCCCTGTATATGAAGGCTTCAGAGAAGAAGAGCTAAACAAGCTTGCGGATATTGTAAGGAAATCCTTAGACATGAATAAAATCTATGAAATAATGGGACTAAAGCAGCATGAGTAATTTTATAGTAGCAAATTTAATAGATGTCCTTTTTGCTGTGATAATAGATTTTATGCTTGGAGATCCTTATTGGCTGCCTCACCCCATAATATATATCGGTAAATTAAT
The genomic region above belongs to Clostridium swellfunianum and contains:
- a CDS encoding cobyric acid synthase; this encodes MAKIMIQGTGSSVGKSLIVAALCRIFKQDGYSVCPYKSQNMSLNSYITLDGKEMGRAQVLQAYAAGLEPQAYMNPILLKPTADTKCQVIVNGKVHSNETAAGYHNLKVLFKDMLKEQFLKLEKDFDIIVMEGAGSPAEINLRDRDIVNMGMAELVDAPVIIVGDIDKGGVFASLAGTMLLLTEEERERVKGTIINKFRGDIKLLAPGVDMLEGIIKRPSIGVVPYFNLILEDEDGAMMEINKNVTAPIDVAVIMLPHISNFTDADCLKCEEDVSVRFITSKEEFGNPDLLIIPGSKNTIEDLNTIRNSGLEEAIVKYSKKGKILGICGGYQMLGKEIRDPLNIESNLGSIKGIGLLNTTTILESEKVMTRVEGQVSLENFKGSIYGYEIHMGKTAAGEDNSSLITITKENGLNTNKADGIFNREETIFGTYIHGILDSTEFRQYLLNKIRAEKGMPQRKSPVYEGFREEELNKLADIVRKSLDMNKIYEIMGLKQHE